A genomic stretch from Chryseobacterium sp. SNU WT5 includes:
- a CDS encoding ABC transporter ATP-binding protein, which produces MMKNIIEIKNLNFGFDKNKLILKDVNLTVPKGSIYGFLGSNGAGKSTTMRLIMGLFNDDQNSVKVFDTSVSDLYPEGLHKIGSLIDYPAFYDHLSGYDNLKVVCILRNLKESRIEEILELVGLSEARNIKMKKYSLGMKQRLAIGLALISNPELLVLDEPVNGLDPNGMKEVRELLIKLNQEHGVTVFISSHLLLEIEKMVTHIGIISNGEIKFQGSKEDLNELYRFQKTKFSLKNLKNFESLLTEHYQVEFKNENVCEIVTSSPKQIAEINTLLVNNGAEIHQISPAGGLEEWFMEISK; this is translated from the coding sequence ATGATGAAAAATATAATTGAAATAAAAAATTTAAATTTTGGTTTCGATAAAAATAAATTGATACTGAAAGATGTCAATTTAACGGTTCCGAAAGGTTCAATTTATGGATTTCTCGGATCGAATGGTGCTGGAAAATCGACCACAATGCGTTTAATTATGGGACTTTTTAATGATGATCAAAATTCTGTAAAGGTTTTTGATACTTCAGTCTCAGATTTATATCCAGAGGGTTTGCATAAAATTGGATCATTGATTGACTATCCTGCATTTTACGACCATCTTTCAGGCTATGACAATTTAAAAGTAGTTTGTATTCTAAGAAATCTCAAAGAAAGTAGAATTGAGGAGATTTTAGAATTAGTGGGATTGTCGGAAGCGAGGAATATTAAAATGAAAAAGTATTCTCTTGGTATGAAACAGCGTCTTGCCATTGGTTTAGCCTTAATAAGTAATCCTGAATTGTTGGTATTAGATGAACCAGTAAATGGTTTGGATCCTAATGGAATGAAAGAAGTACGTGAGCTTCTTATTAAATTAAATCAAGAGCATGGAGTCACCGTTTTTATCTCTAGTCATTTGCTTTTAGAAATTGAAAAAATGGTAACCCATATCGGAATTATTTCCAATGGTGAAATTAAATTTCAAGGAAGCAAAGAGGATCTTAATGAGTTGTACCGCTTCCAAAAAACAAAATTCAGTTTAAAAAATCTAAAGAATTTTGAATCGCTTTTAACTGAGCATTATCAGGTAGAATTCAAGAATGAAAATGTTTGTGAGATCGTGACCAGTTCGCCAAAACAGATTGCGGAAATCAATACTCTTTTGGTAAATAATGGTGCAGAGATCCATCAGATTTCTCCAGCAGGTGGTTTAGAAGAGTGGTTTATGGAAATTTCAAAATAA
- a CDS encoding thioredoxin-like domain-containing protein, giving the protein MKNKSSLIKSFKAEWLKIKGLGLVPLAIIFGALIPTLLFTIGMFSENARLYDGLLTNAATKDVKETVSQFGGFFMLLLVIIAATRVTQIDHKNNGWTFLETQPVSKLSIYTSKFLVLVLLTLIMFAVYFLTSIIFSNITLFIFPQEGLQSGVDVYWQFQTFVRLFLLSLCIISFQLMLSIIIPGFIWPFAIGFVGFVINIVAAVLQKTYDFIPYNNVQTGLKFEDSFQLNHFLNYTEYLSLFWTVLFFVIGYLWYSRRGFKSAFLSSSKSKISTIIGIVVFAGIYFLITKPVYPKKFTDHSLISGSVQSPKPLKNVSITSQEFGDKIAEIPVENGLFTWNSKEGIPFGNYVLNYEGKSYPFIFSKGDHVHFDIKMDARQAAVVVKGTRKAEDLYNKLDNGGSTFYNYIVAEKLLTDKPSSFYKEAMKEWENELKNLKNFRTAENIYVADDFKEFQIQKKATRMLSALYDYQKMTSFTDKKFAPDRSFVSELESLIRKPSPLLYATDSYKSWKLKELLPKEGNKNPDSIVFVKLAQMPSGVAKDQLLSTQIIKMINLENDEVKRNLIFQQNIEGIQNPKFKSFVGRNLEIINNQQKGKPFPILAFEDEDGKKVSISQFKGKFVVIDFWATWCAPCKETSPVFDYQAKKNRNNDNIVFLSISIDEDKNKWKLDLKNTKSNVKQWWASDANILKELGVNSIPRFMMLDPDGKIYNANMPRPNETNFVDILEKAAGKNTDFFEHGF; this is encoded by the coding sequence ATGAAAAATAAATCCAGTTTAATAAAGTCTTTTAAGGCAGAATGGCTAAAAATAAAAGGTTTAGGATTAGTGCCGCTTGCGATAATATTTGGAGCTCTGATTCCTACTTTATTATTCACGATCGGGATGTTCAGTGAAAATGCCAGATTGTATGATGGTCTTTTAACAAATGCCGCTACCAAAGATGTAAAAGAAACAGTAAGTCAGTTTGGTGGCTTCTTCATGTTGCTGTTAGTTATTATTGCGGCAACCAGAGTTACACAAATTGATCATAAAAATAATGGTTGGACCTTCCTGGAAACTCAACCAGTTTCAAAATTAAGTATTTACACTTCTAAATTCTTAGTTCTTGTATTGCTTACATTAATAATGTTTGCAGTCTACTTTTTAACGTCAATTATATTTTCAAATATAACGTTGTTTATATTTCCTCAGGAAGGACTACAATCGGGTGTAGATGTATACTGGCAATTTCAGACCTTTGTGCGACTCTTCTTACTAAGCCTTTGTATTATTTCATTCCAGTTAATGCTGTCAATCATCATTCCCGGTTTTATTTGGCCATTTGCTATTGGATTCGTAGGTTTTGTGATCAATATTGTAGCTGCTGTATTGCAGAAAACATATGATTTTATTCCCTATAATAATGTACAAACAGGTTTGAAATTTGAAGATTCTTTTCAGCTTAATCATTTTCTTAACTATACAGAATATCTAAGTTTATTCTGGACGGTATTATTTTTCGTTATTGGGTACTTATGGTATAGCAGAAGAGGGTTCAAAAGTGCTTTTTTAAGTAGTTCGAAATCAAAAATATCAACTATAATCGGAATCGTCGTCTTCGCAGGTATTTATTTTCTGATAACAAAACCAGTTTATCCTAAGAAATTTACCGATCACTCGCTGATCAGTGGTTCTGTTCAGTCTCCAAAACCTTTAAAAAATGTAAGTATCACTTCTCAGGAATTTGGTGATAAAATAGCAGAGATTCCGGTCGAAAATGGTTTGTTTACCTGGAATTCAAAAGAAGGTATTCCTTTTGGTAATTACGTCCTCAATTATGAAGGTAAATCTTATCCTTTCATTTTTTCAAAAGGGGATCATGTTCATTTTGATATAAAAATGGATGCGAGACAAGCTGCTGTAGTAGTAAAAGGTACCAGGAAGGCGGAAGATCTTTATAACAAATTAGATAATGGTGGCTCGACATTTTATAATTATATCGTCGCTGAAAAATTGTTAACGGACAAACCTTCATCTTTTTACAAAGAGGCAATGAAGGAGTGGGAAAATGAATTAAAGAATTTGAAAAACTTTAGAACTGCTGAAAATATCTATGTCGCAGATGATTTCAAGGAATTTCAAATCCAAAAAAAAGCCACAAGAATGTTATCTGCACTTTATGACTACCAAAAAATGACTTCATTTACAGATAAGAAATTTGCACCTGACCGCTCATTTGTTTCAGAACTGGAAAGTCTAATCCGTAAGCCAAGTCCATTATTATATGCTACTGATAGCTATAAATCCTGGAAGCTAAAAGAATTACTGCCGAAGGAGGGGAACAAAAATCCCGATAGTATCGTTTTTGTAAAGTTAGCACAAATGCCTTCTGGAGTTGCAAAAGACCAGTTGTTGAGCACCCAGATTATTAAAATGATTAATTTAGAAAATGATGAAGTAAAAAGAAATCTGATTTTTCAACAAAATATCGAAGGGATCCAGAATCCAAAGTTTAAAAGCTTTGTAGGACGAAATCTAGAGATCATTAATAATCAGCAAAAAGGGAAGCCATTTCCAATATTGGCTTTTGAAGATGAGGATGGCAAAAAGGTGAGTATTTCCCAATTCAAAGGGAAGTTTGTCGTGATTGATTTCTGGGCTACGTGGTGTGCACCGTGTAAGGAAACGTCTCCGGTTTTTGATTATCAAGCCAAGAAAAATAGAAATAATGATAATATCGTATTCTTGTCCATAAGCATTGATGAAGATAAAAATAAGTGGAAGTTAGATCTTAAAAATACGAAATCTAATGTGAAGCAATGGTGGGCCTCCGATGCAAATATCTTAAAGGAACTTGGGGTAAACAGTATCCCCAGATTTATGATGCTGGATCCAGACGGTAAAATTTATAATGCAAATATGCCCCGACCCAATGAAACTAATTTTGTAGATATTTTAGAAAAGGCTGCCGGGAAAAACACTGATTTTTTTGAGCACGGATTTTAA
- a CDS encoding alpha/beta hydrolase family protein yields the protein MELNIDRNIIIKNPATKDFLADVYYPKHQEKLPLVIFAHGYKGYKDWGAWDLMAKEFAQAGFFFVKFNFSHNGTTVDQPSDFADLEAFGNNNFSIEMSDYDEVLNYFYNHPKIDQEKITIIGHSRGGGITVIKAAEDERVKAVVILAGVSHFGYRFPSDERLVEWEKEGVMYSENGRTHQQMPHYFQFFQDYKANEQRFNIQHAAHHLEKPTLILQGTADEAVKEKEANLLNDWIKDSELFLIQEANHTFGSKEPWRESKLPNDLGIATAKMISFLKTYF from the coding sequence ATGGAACTTAACATCGATAGAAATATCATCATAAAAAATCCTGCAACCAAAGATTTTTTAGCAGATGTATATTATCCAAAACATCAGGAGAAATTACCTCTGGTTATTTTTGCACATGGTTATAAAGGTTATAAAGATTGGGGTGCCTGGGATTTGATGGCTAAAGAATTTGCTCAAGCTGGATTTTTCTTTGTAAAATTTAATTTTTCCCATAATGGAACAACAGTAGATCAACCAAGTGATTTTGCAGATTTAGAGGCCTTTGGAAATAATAATTTCTCTATAGAAATGTCGGATTATGATGAGGTACTCAACTATTTTTATAATCATCCAAAAATCGATCAAGAAAAAATAACCATTATTGGTCATAGTCGCGGCGGTGGTATTACCGTCATTAAAGCAGCAGAGGATGAACGTGTGAAAGCAGTTGTTATTTTGGCAGGAGTTAGTCATTTTGGATATCGTTTCCCATCAGATGAAAGATTGGTGGAGTGGGAAAAAGAAGGAGTTATGTATTCAGAAAATGGACGAACGCACCAGCAAATGCCGCATTATTTTCAGTTTTTCCAAGATTATAAAGCTAATGAACAGCGGTTCAACATTCAGCACGCTGCTCATCATTTAGAGAAACCTACGTTGATTCTTCAGGGAACGGCGGACGAGGCTGTGAAGGAAAAAGAAGCCAATCTCCTTAATGACTGGATCAAAGATTCTGAACTTTTCTTAATTCAGGAAGCCAATCACACTTTTGGATCAAAGGAACCTTGGAGGGAAAGCAAGCTACCCAACGATTTAGGAATTGCGACAGCAAAGATGATAAGCTTTCTAAAAACGTACTTTTAA
- a CDS encoding TerC family protein, with protein sequence MLLLSVLEFPDFAQPQIWISLLTLTFLEIILGVDNIIFISIISDKLPKERQKFARNLGLAFAMLFRVALLLMINWIIGLKEPILTLGFIEEPGSDLALALSWKDLILLVGGIFLIGKSTFEIHSKMQGLEENHKPKSAGSSLMTMVIVQIILVDMVFSLDSILTAIGLVDNVVLMIIAVVISIGIMMVFAGPISAIINRYPSLQMLALSFLVVIGVMLVAEGIHQHVSKNIIYSCLAFSLLVEVLNIKFRNNQVKKALKLNPDLNSDLSIREKL encoded by the coding sequence ATGCTATTATTGTCGGTACTTGAATTTCCTGATTTTGCACAACCACAAATCTGGATAAGTTTACTTACGCTTACGTTTCTAGAGATTATTCTCGGTGTTGATAACATCATCTTTATCTCCATTATTTCTGATAAGTTACCTAAAGAGCGTCAGAAATTTGCCAGAAATTTAGGCTTAGCATTTGCGATGCTTTTCCGGGTTGCATTGTTGTTAATGATTAACTGGATTATTGGATTAAAAGAACCTATTCTTACTTTGGGCTTTATTGAAGAACCAGGAAGCGATTTAGCATTGGCATTAAGCTGGAAAGATCTGATTCTTTTGGTGGGAGGGATTTTCCTCATTGGTAAAAGTACTTTTGAAATTCACAGTAAGATGCAGGGTCTTGAAGAGAATCATAAACCAAAATCGGCAGGCTCTAGTTTGATGACCATGGTTATTGTTCAGATCATATTAGTGGATATGGTTTTTTCGCTGGACTCTATTTTAACAGCGATTGGTTTGGTAGATAATGTGGTGCTGATGATTATCGCCGTAGTTATTTCTATAGGAATTATGATGGTGTTTGCGGGACCAATCTCTGCGATCATTAATAGATATCCGAGTTTACAGATGCTTGCACTTTCCTTCTTGGTAGTGATCGGCGTAATGTTAGTTGCAGAAGGAATTCATCAACATGTAAGCAAAAATATTATTTATTCTTGCCTTGCATTTAGCTTGCTGGTAGAGGTGCTTAATATTAAGTTTAGAAATAACCAGGTTAAAAAAGCCTTAAAATTGAATCCGGATTTAAATTCCGATTTGAGTATCAGGGAAAAGTTATAA
- a CDS encoding flavin reductase family protein produces MKTISPKELNNHELQTLLQTAIAPRPIALASTIDKEGNINLSPFSFFNLFSSNPPVLIFSPARRVRDNTTKHTLQNVLDLPEVVIGIVNYKIVQQISLASTEYDKEINEFVKSGLTMKDADLVQPKLIEECPVNLECKVLEVKHLGSEGGAGNLVICEIIKIHVREEYLNEQGNLDQQKLDLVARLGGNWYSRNNENNLFEVPKPLVTKGIGFDRLPDEVKYSKIFTGNDLGMLANVEVLNEGEFSADENNHRDAQKMLLNNQIKEAWNILSL; encoded by the coding sequence ATGAAAACAATTTCGCCCAAAGAATTAAATAACCACGAGTTACAGACCCTTTTACAGACGGCAATAGCTCCCCGCCCGATTGCTCTTGCATCTACTATTGATAAAGAAGGGAATATCAACTTAAGTCCTTTCAGTTTCTTTAATTTATTTAGTTCTAATCCGCCAGTGCTGATTTTTTCACCAGCCAGAAGAGTGAGAGACAATACGACTAAACATACGCTACAAAATGTTTTGGATCTTCCCGAAGTTGTAATTGGTATTGTAAATTATAAAATCGTTCAACAGATCTCACTTGCTTCTACAGAATATGATAAAGAGATTAACGAGTTTGTAAAATCAGGATTAACCATGAAGGATGCAGATTTGGTACAACCGAAACTGATCGAAGAATGTCCCGTTAATTTAGAATGTAAAGTATTAGAAGTTAAACACTTAGGATCAGAAGGAGGTGCTGGGAATCTTGTTATTTGTGAGATCATCAAAATTCATGTACGGGAAGAATATTTAAATGAGCAAGGTAATCTAGATCAACAAAAATTAGATCTGGTTGCGAGATTAGGTGGAAACTGGTATTCCAGAAATAATGAAAACAACCTTTTCGAAGTACCGAAACCTTTAGTAACAAAAGGTATTGGGTTCGATCGCTTACCTGATGAAGTGAAATATAGCAAAATTTTCACTGGAAATGATCTGGGAATGCTTGCCAATGTGGAAGTATTAAATGAAGGCGAATTTTCAGCAGACGAAAATAATCATCGCGACGCTCAAAAGATGCTTCTAAATAATCAAATTAAGGAAGCCTGGAATATTTTATCTCTTTAA
- the fahA gene encoding fumarylacetoacetase, with amino-acid sequence MKSFINIPENSDFSIHNIPFGVGVFNKEYISCCTRIGDMVIDLATLYDYGFFDEIEGIDENVFEAYTLNEFIELGKPVTNAVRLKIQELLQENSKIADDEKTIEACFYDCNSVQMMMPVHVPNYTDFYSSIEHATNVGKMFRGEENALLPNWKHIPVGYHGRASSIVVSGSEFHRPKGQMKPADAANPIFGPCKQLDFELEMGFIVNKNTEMGDSISTTEANDAIFGMVLFNDWSARDIQSWEYVPLGPFLGKNFCSTVSPWVVTLEALEPFRVETPKQEPEVLDYLKFEGKQNIDIKLNVYLQPENGTENLISESNYKYMYWNMAQQLAHHTINGCNVEVGDLYASGTISGKEKNSFGSMLELTWRGTKPLKLTDGSERKFIEDNDTIIMRGYAEKEGIRVGFGEVSGKVLPAK; translated from the coding sequence ATGAAATCATTTATAAATATACCCGAGAATTCAGATTTTTCAATTCATAACATTCCGTTTGGCGTAGGAGTTTTTAACAAAGAATATATTTCTTGCTGTACCCGAATTGGGGATATGGTGATTGACTTGGCCACTTTATATGACTATGGATTTTTTGATGAAATAGAAGGCATTGACGAAAATGTGTTTGAAGCGTATACCCTTAACGAATTTATCGAATTAGGAAAACCAGTGACTAATGCTGTGCGTCTGAAAATACAAGAACTTCTTCAGGAAAATTCAAAAATTGCTGATGATGAAAAAACAATCGAAGCATGTTTTTATGATTGTAACAGTGTTCAGATGATGATGCCGGTACACGTTCCTAACTATACCGATTTCTACAGCAGCATTGAACATGCAACTAATGTAGGAAAAATGTTTCGTGGGGAAGAAAATGCACTATTGCCAAACTGGAAACATATCCCTGTAGGATACCATGGAAGAGCTTCATCCATTGTTGTTTCTGGTTCCGAATTCCATCGTCCGAAAGGTCAAATGAAGCCCGCGGATGCTGCAAACCCTATTTTTGGTCCGTGTAAACAACTAGATTTTGAATTGGAGATGGGTTTCATCGTTAATAAAAACACCGAAATGGGCGACAGTATTTCCACGACGGAAGCGAATGACGCAATTTTTGGGATGGTTTTATTTAACGATTGGTCAGCACGAGATATTCAAAGTTGGGAATATGTTCCATTAGGACCATTTTTAGGAAAAAACTTCTGCTCCACCGTATCACCTTGGGTTGTTACTTTGGAGGCTTTGGAACCCTTTCGAGTGGAAACGCCAAAACAAGAGCCCGAAGTTTTAGATTATTTGAAGTTTGAAGGGAAGCAAAATATCGATATTAAACTAAATGTTTATTTGCAACCAGAAAATGGCACCGAAAATTTAATTTCTGAAAGCAATTATAAATACATGTACTGGAATATGGCGCAGCAGCTGGCACATCACACCATCAATGGCTGTAATGTTGAAGTTGGCGACCTATATGCCTCTGGAACTATTTCAGGCAAAGAAAAGAACTCATTTGGATCTATGCTTGAACTAACCTGGAGAGGAACTAAACCTTTGAAGTTAACAGATGGCAGCGAACGTAAATTTATTGAGGATAATGATACCATTATTATGAGAGGTTACGCCGAGAAAGAAGGTATAAGAGTAGGTTTTGGAGAGGTCTCAGGCAAAGTACTACCCGCGAAATAA
- the hppD gene encoding 4-hydroxyphenylpyruvate dioxygenase, whose translation MSTLTFAEKIAQAENFLPINGTDYIEFYVGNAKQAAHFYKTAFGFQSLAYAGPETGIRDRASYVLQQGKIRLVLTSGLRSDSPICEHQKKHGDGVKILALWVDDAYSAFEETTKRGAKPYLEPTTLTDEHGEVRMSGVYTYGETIHMFVERKNYKGDFMPGYKKWESDYAPEDAGLLYVDHCVGNVDWDRMLPVVKWYEDVMGFVNILSFDDKQINTEYSALMSKVMSNGNGFAKFPINEPAEGKKKSQVEEYLDFYEGEGVQHIAVATKDIIKTVTQLKSKGVEFLSAPPEAYYDMVPERVGHIDEDLKKLQDLGILIDHDEEGYLLQIFTKPVEDRPTLFFEIIERHGAQSFGAGNFKALFEALEREQEKRGNL comes from the coding sequence ATGTCAACACTTACATTTGCTGAAAAAATTGCACAGGCTGAAAACTTTTTGCCAATTAATGGAACAGATTATATTGAATTTTACGTCGGAAATGCAAAACAGGCAGCGCATTTTTATAAAACTGCGTTTGGTTTTCAATCATTAGCCTACGCGGGACCTGAAACAGGAATTCGTGATCGTGCTTCTTACGTTCTACAACAAGGAAAAATAAGATTAGTTTTAACTTCTGGATTAAGATCAGATTCGCCAATATGTGAACATCAAAAAAAACATGGTGATGGAGTGAAAATTCTAGCACTATGGGTTGACGATGCCTATTCTGCATTTGAAGAAACGACCAAACGTGGTGCAAAACCATACCTTGAACCAACTACCCTAACGGATGAACATGGCGAAGTTAGAATGTCAGGAGTTTATACCTATGGAGAAACCATCCACATGTTTGTAGAACGTAAAAATTATAAAGGAGATTTCATGCCTGGCTACAAAAAATGGGAAAGTGACTACGCACCAGAAGATGCAGGACTTTTATATGTTGACCACTGTGTAGGAAATGTAGATTGGGACAGAATGCTTCCTGTGGTAAAGTGGTATGAAGATGTAATGGGATTTGTTAACATCTTAAGTTTTGATGACAAGCAAATTAATACAGAATATTCTGCTTTGATGTCCAAAGTGATGAGTAATGGAAACGGTTTTGCAAAATTCCCAATTAATGAGCCTGCAGAAGGAAAGAAAAAATCTCAAGTAGAAGAATACCTGGATTTTTATGAAGGTGAAGGAGTTCAGCACATTGCAGTAGCCACAAAAGATATTATAAAGACCGTTACCCAATTAAAATCTAAAGGGGTTGAGTTTTTATCTGCGCCACCAGAAGCATATTACGACATGGTTCCTGAGAGAGTCGGGCATATTGATGAAGATTTAAAGAAACTACAGGACCTAGGAATTCTGATCGATCATGATGAAGAAGGATATTTGCTTCAGATCTTTACAAAACCAGTGGAAGACCGTCCAACTTTATTTTTCGAAATTATCGAGCGTCATGGAGCACAAAGTTTCGGAGCAGGTAATTTTAAAGCTCTCTTTGAAGCATTAGAAAGAGAACAGGAAAAGAGAGGTAATCTTTAA
- a CDS encoding acetyl-CoA hydrolase/transferase family protein produces MVQYVSAQDAMSLIKSGDRIFSHGSACTPNLLISELAKQSSRLKDVEFVSITQQGNVEVAKPQYKDSFYINSLFVSTPVREAVNSERGDFIPVFLSEIPILFKSGILPLDVAIITVSPPDIHGYCTLGTSVDVARSAVDTAKIIIAQVNPRMPRTHGDGMIHYSKIHKMVWHEEELLTIDYGAKVGEEEMRIGRNVAQLIDDRSTLQMGIGTIPDAVLKCLHNHKDLGVHTEMISDGIVDLVAKDIITNKFKGTHLNRTITSFAFGTRKLYDYIDDNPSFEFMDVEHVNYPINIMKNKKMVAINSAIEIDLTGQVCADSIGTFQFSGIGGQMDFMRGAALSDGGKPIIAISSRTKKGIPRITPFLKQGAGVVTTRGHIHYVVTEFGVAYLYGKSLRQRAKALIDIAHPEDREMLDKAAFERFKVSL; encoded by the coding sequence ATGGTTCAGTATGTCAGTGCCCAAGACGCCATGTCTTTGATAAAGAGCGGTGATCGGATTTTCTCTCATGGTAGCGCATGTACACCGAATTTATTGATTAGCGAATTGGCTAAACAATCTTCTCGATTAAAAGATGTTGAATTTGTTTCCATCACACAGCAAGGAAATGTAGAAGTTGCTAAACCTCAATATAAAGACAGTTTTTATATCAACTCTCTATTCGTGTCAACTCCAGTGCGTGAAGCGGTCAATTCCGAACGAGGAGATTTTATACCGGTATTTTTAAGTGAGATCCCTATTCTTTTTAAAAGTGGAATATTGCCGTTAGACGTAGCAATAATCACTGTTTCACCTCCCGACATTCATGGTTACTGTACTCTGGGAACCTCTGTTGACGTTGCGAGAAGCGCTGTTGATACTGCAAAAATAATCATTGCCCAAGTAAATCCAAGAATGCCAAGAACGCATGGTGACGGAATGATTCACTACAGCAAGATCCACAAGATGGTTTGGCATGAAGAGGAACTACTAACAATCGATTATGGTGCGAAAGTAGGTGAAGAAGAAATGCGAATCGGAAGAAACGTCGCTCAATTAATTGATGACCGCTCTACTTTACAAATGGGAATTGGTACCATACCAGATGCGGTCTTAAAATGTCTCCATAATCACAAAGATCTGGGAGTTCATACCGAAATGATCAGTGACGGGATTGTAGATTTGGTAGCAAAAGACATTATAACAAATAAGTTTAAAGGAACACATCTGAACAGAACCATCACAAGTTTTGCGTTCGGGACTAGGAAGCTATATGACTATATTGACGATAATCCTTCCTTTGAATTTATGGATGTTGAACATGTTAATTACCCCATAAACATCATGAAAAACAAAAAAATGGTTGCGATCAATTCTGCGATTGAAATTGATCTGACGGGGCAGGTATGCGCAGACTCTATCGGAACATTCCAGTTTAGTGGAATCGGTGGTCAGATGGACTTCATGCGTGGCGCTGCACTATCAGACGGTGGAAAACCTATTATTGCTATTTCGTCCAGAACCAAGAAAGGAATTCCCAGAATTACACCTTTCTTAAAACAAGGTGCAGGCGTTGTAACAACCAGAGGTCATATTCATTATGTAGTAACTGAATTCGGAGTTGCCTATTTATATGGCAAGAGCCTTCGACAACGCGCAAAAGCTCTTATAGATATTGCTCACCCAGAGGACAGAGAAATGTTGGATAAAGCTGCTTTTGAGCGATTTAAAGTTTCACTTTAA
- a CDS encoding homogentisate 1,2-dioxygenase: MRYQQSGKIPNKRHTVFKSDDDKFYYEQLFGTEGFHGISSLLYHIHRPTQIKSISEPKDVTPKIAVAKNVTPRMFKGMNISSEEDFLDSRKILMVNNDLKMGLAKPRKSTDYFYKNAECDELLFIHEGTGTLKTFVGNLDFSYGDYLVIPRGTIYSIEFKDEKNVLFFIESHSPIYTPKRYRNEFGQLLEHSPFCERDVVVPTFVEPTDEKGEFLIKVKKEDQIWDFIYATHPFDVVGWDGYFYPYKFNIKNFEPITGRVHLPPPIHQNFEAHNFVICSFVARMYDYHPQAIPAPYNHSNIDSDEVLFYTEGDFMSRNHIDLMDFTLHPGGIVHGPHPGAMERSIGKKFTEEYAVMVDPFRPFKITEEAMKVEDPSYKTSWLETEDHTLKDRSQE; this comes from the coding sequence ATGAGATATCAACAATCCGGAAAAATCCCAAATAAACGCCATACCGTCTTTAAATCAGACGACGATAAATTCTATTACGAACAACTTTTTGGAACAGAAGGATTTCATGGAATCTCCTCGCTTTTATACCATATTCATCGACCTACGCAAATTAAATCGATCAGCGAACCGAAAGATGTTACACCCAAAATTGCAGTTGCAAAAAATGTAACACCAAGAATGTTCAAGGGGATGAATATTTCCTCTGAAGAAGATTTTTTGGATAGTAGAAAAATCCTCATGGTCAATAATGATCTGAAAATGGGTTTGGCAAAACCGAGAAAATCAACTGACTACTTCTATAAAAATGCAGAATGTGATGAGCTTCTTTTCATTCATGAAGGAACTGGCACGCTAAAAACCTTCGTCGGTAACTTAGACTTTTCTTATGGTGACTACCTGGTGATTCCGAGAGGAACTATATACTCTATCGAATTTAAAGACGAAAAGAATGTGCTTTTCTTTATTGAAAGTCATTCCCCAATTTATACCCCAAAGCGTTACCGAAATGAGTTCGGGCAATTGTTGGAGCATTCTCCTTTTTGTGAGCGAGACGTTGTGGTTCCCACTTTTGTTGAACCAACCGACGAAAAAGGTGAATTTTTAATAAAAGTAAAAAAAGAAGATCAGATCTGGGATTTCATCTATGCAACCCACCCTTTTGATGTGGTAGGTTGGGACGGGTATTTTTATCCTTATAAATTTAATATTAAAAATTTCGAACCGATCACGGGTCGCGTTCATTTGCCGCCGCCAATTCACCAAAACTTCGAGGCTCATAACTTTGTTATCTGTTCTTTTGTGGCGAGAATGTATGATTACCATCCACAGGCAATCCCAGCTCCTTACAACCACTCCAATATAGACTCAGATGAAGTACTATTTTACACGGAAGGCGATTTTATGAGTCGTAATCATATTGATTTAATGGATTTCACCTTACATCCAGGCGGAATCGTACACGGACCTCATCCTGGCGCGATGGAACGTAGTATTGGCAAGAAATTTACAGAAGAATATGCGGTAATGGTAGATCCATTCCGACCCTTTAAAATCACTGAAGAAGCAATGAAAGTAGAAGATCCTTCGTACAAAACTTCTTGGTTAGAAACAGAGGATCATACTTTAAAAGATCGAAGTCAGGAGTAA